In the Leptospira inadai serovar Lyme str. 10 genome, one interval contains:
- a CDS encoding pectin acetylesterase-family hydrolase, producing the protein MKIDRIIIGALAICLTVASCKTKNDKNKEIVELALAVALYNPYEKITPTAGTITIAGASYTNRAYSPSCSGVPGNTTFDFFRKKIVDNNTKLLINFMGGGACWDGSNCFGNNTTTYFNQLNAVPDLFVKFAFRGIMNETAAANPFKNYDVVFIPYCTGDLHIGHANTVYVNPLTGTNTTINHYGYDNVLSVLKYIQQNYTNVRTVFVTGQSAGGYGAILNYPVVRETIKGINASAQVSMLSDASNGIVPASGTPGAFFPKLASKWGVEAAQNLPTWVTGIQSDYTSNAANNASMNDYFTKVAAFYSGDRLAQYAAIFDSNQRFFYYVMSQINRINGVGAALTYSDSTTADPYDVGRTYSAIFGDSDGTSISDGTSSSSADFTTCDWSKQAISKMKTVAAARTNYRYYLGPGDVHTITTSDTMFTLSSGGSDFTTWLTNFATGSMPANVECSDNGGSCVSTNLVNNTVERNLGQVTSDQSYGLSRNLYTACGGFAGLGL; encoded by the coding sequence ATGAAAATAGATAGAATCATCATCGGGGCATTGGCAATTTGTCTAACGGTAGCAAGTTGCAAAACGAAAAACGATAAAAACAAGGAGATCGTAGAGCTGGCTTTAGCAGTCGCACTTTATAACCCGTACGAAAAAATCACTCCGACCGCAGGGACGATCACGATCGCGGGAGCAAGTTACACCAACCGTGCATATAGCCCGTCCTGTTCGGGAGTACCGGGAAACACGACTTTCGATTTCTTTCGCAAAAAAATCGTAGATAATAATACGAAGCTCTTAATCAATTTCATGGGCGGAGGAGCCTGTTGGGACGGATCCAATTGCTTCGGGAATAATACGACCACCTATTTCAATCAGTTGAATGCCGTTCCGGACTTGTTCGTAAAATTCGCGTTTCGCGGAATTATGAATGAGACTGCTGCGGCAAATCCGTTTAAAAATTACGACGTGGTGTTTATTCCCTATTGCACCGGCGACTTGCATATCGGCCACGCAAACACTGTCTATGTGAATCCGTTAACCGGCACCAATACCACCATCAATCATTACGGTTACGACAATGTGCTTTCCGTATTGAAGTACATCCAGCAAAACTATACGAACGTCCGAACCGTATTCGTCACGGGACAAAGTGCGGGCGGCTACGGAGCTATATTAAATTATCCTGTTGTTCGAGAAACGATCAAAGGAATCAACGCGAGCGCGCAAGTCAGTATGCTATCCGACGCGTCCAACGGGATCGTGCCTGCGTCGGGAACGCCGGGCGCCTTCTTCCCTAAACTGGCCTCTAAATGGGGAGTGGAGGCCGCTCAGAATCTACCGACCTGGGTTACGGGAATTCAATCCGACTATACTTCGAACGCGGCAAACAACGCATCGATGAACGACTACTTTACCAAAGTCGCCGCGTTTTATAGCGGCGATAGATTGGCGCAGTACGCGGCGATCTTCGATTCGAACCAACGCTTCTTCTATTACGTAATGAGCCAGATTAATCGAATCAACGGAGTCGGCGCCGCTCTCACTTATTCGGATTCGACAACGGCGGATCCGTACGACGTGGGAAGAACCTACTCCGCGATATTCGGAGACAGCGACGGGACGTCCATTTCCGACGGAACTTCCTCTAGCTCGGCCGACTTTACGACCTGCGATTGGTCAAAACAGGCCATTTCAAAAATGAAAACGGTTGCCGCGGCCAGAACGAATTATCGTTACTATTTAGGTCCAGGCGACGTTCATACGATCACCACTTCCGATACGATGTTCACGCTTTCGAGCGGAGGTAGCGACTTTACCACCTGGCTCACCAATTTTGCGACGGGGTCGATGCCGGCTAACGTAGAATGCAGCGATAACGGCGGCTCCTGCGTCTCGACGAATTTGGTCAATAATACGGTGGAAAGAAATCTCGGACAGGTAACTTCGGATCAATCGTACGGTCTATCGCGGAATTTATACACTGCTTGCGGCGGCTTTGCAGGACTAGGATTATAA